From Verrucomicrobiota bacterium:
GCACCGCCCTGCACAGTAACCGCTTCGATTCCTACTGGGACCAGAAAAACGCCGCATGAGGCATCTAAGAAAAAAATTTGTCCTGCACCCAGCGCCAGACCTGTCTTGAGTTCGATATCGACCTTTTTCACTCCGTCGATGTGCTTTAACTGTTTTTCAATTCCATAAACGCAGAAAGGGCATCCAAGCCCGTCGACGGCGATACTGACGTGAGAAACTTCTGCTCGGGCCTGCGCTCCGAGCAGAAGTGAAACCAGCACCATGGTGTTGAGTGATAGCAATTGCATTTTTTTCATAACGGATCCTAAGGCTTAAGTGATTGATTTTTCATTTACGTGCTTCATTTCAACGGAAGTTGCTGCCTTGGGAGCACAGGCAGGGCAGCTGCTTTTCGGCCGCATGGGCCAAGAATTCCAAATTGACGCGGCAATGAGTAACGCCAGTCCGCCGTAGGCGATCGGATTGGAAAAAACAACGAATTTGAAAATGAGAATCATGGCAAAAGCAGCGAAGCCAACAGCCAGAGGCAAGAAGCCTCGCCGCGTGTTCGCCCGATAGCCCAACGCGAGTAAGGCAAGAGCCAGAAAGATGATTGTCAGCGGCAGTAGGTAGGCGGTTTCGAGCAGAAAGCCTAAACCAAAAGAACCCAACAAGCCCGCATACGCGGGCCAGCATGCAGGGCACGCGCCCACAGGAAGAAACGCAGCCCCAACTCCTGGGACAGTTGCGAGGATTCCACGCCAGCCAGAACGCGACCTTGTTGCAGATCGAAGAGCCGAAGCAATCGTTTCGACATCGGGAGTTTTCTGGGCCGCTCTGCTCTTGTTTTGATAAAGACGACAGGAGGAAATCCCATCAGAAGGGCTTACTCCATCCACGTCTTTGCCGTTTACGAGTATAGTCGGAGAACCGTAGCCACGGACGTAATCGGGACTATCCGGGGAGCTCTTTTCCCATTCTGTCCACTTTGCCGGAATTCGAGCCTCAACAAAAGCGCGCTGAAGCTGAGTGCGGGCTTCCAAAACATTTGGGCAATCAAGGTCGTAAATGAGTTCGACTTTCATTTCGCTAATTCCTTTCCCTGTTCCATCGCTTCCAGAATGGGACAATCGCTTACCGAGCCTTCCCCGCGACACGCGGCGGTGACTTTCGCCAGTGCTTTCTTCATCCGCCGAAGCGTTCGAATCTTGTCTTCGATATCGGTTAACTTGGCTTCGGCCCGATGTTTGATATCTTGGCAAGTGGCACCGGGTGAAACACTGAGCGAAAGTAGGTCCTTTATTTCCTTAAGAGAAAATCCAAGGTCCTTCGCCCGCCGGGTGAATTGAATGCGAGTGACGGTTTCCTCCGGGTACATACGATAACCGGAGCCACTTCGCGGGGGATCTTTAATAAGCCCTTGGCGTTCGTAAAAACGCACGGTTTCTATACCTATTCCGGAGCGATTGGCAACCTGTCCCATTGTGAGTGGTTCTTGTGTCATTTCATTACCTGTTTTTACCATTAAGGAAGAGTTTACACCTAGTAGTATACTACAGGGTCAAGGGATATACTGGAAAAAATATTTTGACTAATCAAAATTAATATTTTTACTTATCAAAATATGAATTCTCCTGCTTTTATTTATTCTCTCGGTTTGTGCTTCGCCGCTTCAATCGCCAACGCAACTCCTCTGGTCACAGATAGGCCCGACGCGACGGAATCCAGCTCGGTGGTTGGAGATGGAGTGGTGCAACTGGAAACCGGCATTCTCCTGCTAGAAGGTGGATCCAGTAACGAAATCACCAATGTTTTTGGTACCTTGGTCAGAATTGGGTTGGCGGACGATTGGGAACTACGCGCAGGGTGGGACGGCTATAACTTTGCGGATGGGGAAAACGGAATTGGGGATTCCTTTGTCGGCTTCAAGAGATACCTGAAAGCTGAAAACGGGACGAGTCCCGAGATGGCTCTTATCGTTCATACGACTCTTCCGGTTGGAGATAAAAACTTTTCTTCGGATGCGTTTGATCCCAGCTTCCTTTTGGCCTTTTCGCATAGCTTGAGCGAATCGCTTTCGCTCGGATATAATGTTGGAGCCTCCGCAAGCTCATTTGTAAAGACGAATGGAGACAAGGGCACTCTGACTTCCGCCGATTATTCGATCGCGCTCGGTTATGGCATTGATGATCGAGTCGGAGCCTTCATTGAGATTTTTGGTTCGGTGGGGCTTAGTTCGCCCGAGTCTCCCGTTTCGTTTGATGGCGGTTTTACTTACCTTATTAACGACGACACTCAACTTGATTTATACGGTGGACTGGGTTTAAACCACTATGCGCCGGATTGGTTTGTGGGGGTGAGATTTTCGAGGCGTTGGGGTTAAGTGGATACTATAGAAGCGAACTCATTTGTCTATTTGGAAAACTTCCCGATTGAAAAGATTTCGGGATGTGGGAAAATTCACAGAGGTTGGATGGATTTCGGATCCTTATTTTGAATAAGTGAACCCCAAGCCTAACCACAGGTAATGCCCAAGTGTTTCTTCCGGTAATTTATTTATAGGTGAAGTGAACCCCAGGTGGATGTTGATATCCAATTCATCACTAAGTGTAATCGCACTTTCGACGCCCAATTGGTAATGGTTCACGCCGTTGTGCTCCCCTGAAACGTAACCTTCGTTTACTCCTATGAGAAAATAGGGTGTTAGGGTTATATTATTTTTTCAATTTCTTTAGAGGCTACCAACTCAAGGAATGTCCCTCCAGTATCAGCTGAATAAACGATTGCCGCATTTAACTCAAAGAAATCAAAGCTATGATTTCCAACTTCCAGGCTGATCTCATGGTCGGACGTATTGTCTACGGAAAAATCCAACCACGTGTAGCCGAATTTTAAGTGGAATGGGTCCAAGGGCATTAAATATGCAATTCCAAGGTTTAGCTCCGAATAGTTTGTGCTCGTGCCTTCCGCATACCAGGCAGCCAAAAGTAGTTCACCAATTTCGAAATGATTATTCCACTCCAGAGAAAGGGATCCAATTCCTCCCTCGTGCAGATTGTTCCGTCCTTCCGAAATGTATTTGCTATCCCAGTGGCTGCTTAAAGTCAGCAATGATTCATGCTGTTCATCGGGATGATGATGCAAAATATGTCCCGGTTGCAAGGTTTGAGCGATCATCTGACTTAAGCTGCCTGTCAGGACAAAGAAACTGGTAATGGTCAAACGGAACTGCATGGTGAATCGTTTTTTGAACAAGTTGTTTGGTCTTTGGAAGTTGATTTAGAACTTTGAACAACCAAATAGTTGTATGGCAGGTCATTTTTAGGAACCATTAGCTTCTATCTGTGAAAATTTTACGAGTCACTTAGTTTTCACCTAAATTTAGATATTTGGTTAGGAATTGAGTTTGATATCGACTGATTAAACTCGCACATATGAAACGAGTGAATGAAAAGCCGATATTGTTTTATGACGGGGAATGTGGACTCTGCCATCGCTTCGTAGTGTTCGTCTTAAAGCACGAAGAGTCCGCCTATTTTCAATTTGCGCCTTTGGAGGGTGAAACTTTCAGGGCCAACTTTTCAACGGAGGAAGCGAT
This genomic window contains:
- a CDS encoding MerC domain-containing protein, encoding MKVELIYDLDCPNVLEARTQLQRAFVEARIPAKWTEWEKSSPDSPDYVRGYGSPTILVNGKDVDGVSPSDGISSCRLYQNKSRAAQKTPDVETIASALRSATRSRSGWRGILATVPGVGAAFLPVGACPACWPAYAGLLGSFGLGFLLETAYLLPLTIIFLALALLALGYRANTRRGFLPLAVGFAAFAMILIFKFVVFSNPIAYGGLALLIAASIWNSWPMRPKSSCPACAPKAATSVEMKHVNEKSIT
- a CDS encoding heavy-metal-associated domain-containing protein → MKKMQLLSLNTMVLVSLLLGAQARAEVSHVSIAVDGLGCPFCVYGIEKQLKHIDGVKKVDIELKTGLALGAGQIFFLDASCGVFLVPVGIEAVTVQGGA
- a CDS encoding MerR family DNA-binding protein, giving the protein MTQEPLTMGQVANRSGIGIETVRFYERQGLIKDPPRSGSGYRMYPEETVTRIQFTRRAKDLGFSLKEIKDLLSLSVSPGATCQDIKHRAEAKLTDIEDKIRTLRRMKKALAKVTAACRGEGSVSDCPILEAMEQGKELAK
- a CDS encoding transporter, giving the protein MNSPAFIYSLGLCFAASIANATPLVTDRPDATESSSVVGDGVVQLETGILLLEGGSSNEITNVFGTLVRIGLADDWELRAGWDGYNFADGENGIGDSFVGFKRYLKAENGTSPEMALIVHTTLPVGDKNFSSDAFDPSFLLAFSHSLSESLSLGYNVGASASSFVKTNGDKGTLTSADYSIALGYGIDDRVGAFIEIFGSVGLSSPESPVSFDGGFTYLINDDTQLDLYGGLGLNHYAPDWFVGVRFSRRWG